From Vitis vinifera cultivar Pinot Noir 40024 chromosome 14, ASM3070453v1, a single genomic window includes:
- the LOC104881571 gene encoding uncharacterized protein LOC104881571 isoform X3 → MQTYMAEAFGQKRNHSIQNLGSSQLGGNGLLNYPIRNQVDSQIDWRKDPTIIPLRKLLTYRIYLLFRPIRSIEWKQCASNLATSLENELFLGAASKEEYVNQEKQNQLLQILIQCKLNGVNPSHQQTHHLTSTTLPSCVVMPTYGISQDCCDSDAPDPPLDHVMAASTDYGIVIPDNKSQSSFFKGSLLNDYNKRVAASVNPPNAKNMVSSFGIRPIACKMDPKLEQFPVVSAHSNGDGCSDGGAFDNGPCFSGCTSQYISQSSIRSHLKRKHLDRSTHCNEAGESNQLKFRGLMGGDQNFYPMGFPSTLDQTSESLDSNLQILKQVPGRISKASVSFPGMIFNGASSTLEDSQKLQELKIEPHQFHQQLHHSYRKFDKPSEAQPRGYMAKRAKSCCQKLGQNALEQPQPSLVQSHGTQFGISETNAPPFSSNGASRHENLSNTLQLSSEHQILGSYMDYQSLTVPSGKSKVSFVNYAHSTACKGHTCDSLSYSTPSSHFDNGQFSDCSISGPVRRSDATDKHQLGLRKFKKGVLSFDDRNTGGTNSKNFYAIPPPSKRLKVVNPSSHFSSKGQVCHVLAPSMDQHCPPKGLLNPPQCAESPASVNSEVVTVNTELVTSPTKVHTGISEIRNDVAANPLRVTSKPAQTSSPDLLVSSNEEMEPTGISEIRSDVTDDFQGLSVANVPVHSEEPTIGHEEQELQIEIKSDQVKPNIQSDFGTPATDHEEGIKFDPSKPKIGSDFSPDLMVSPNEVMEPTCISETRSDAMDNDQGLSFDDMSVLFEELSTGNEEQTLQIEIMSDLVKTPATDHEKGIKFDPSKPKIGSDCSPDLMVSPNEVMEPTGISENRSNVMDNNQGLSFVDVSVLFEELSTGNEEQMMQIEIMSGLVKTPSIDHDKEVKFDPAKPEKEGVCSPDLMVSPNKVIEPTSIGEDRSEVVGNFQGLCFSSVPVHSEEPTIGDEELEMQVEIKSDQVKPNIHSDFRTRETDHEKGVKFDSANPEIESDCTFPMAEDETKTENDCIAPTADDGIPIKSENTKRESVSLADFFTAEQIKEHIWSLRGSIQQNLSKKVAGQKITNSTSENSCQLCMADNLLFAPEPMYCSLCGTRIKHGVLYYSTQAENGATHCCCTSCYKMSRGGNITFCGFTISKAKLDKKKNDKETEESWVQCDKCEGWQHQICALFNDKRDMIENAKYICPICYLKEIEANQCMSLPKDAFSGAKDLPSTMLSNHIEQRLFSRLEQERKERASAAGKNFGEVPGVEDLVVREVSSVDKQLKVNKEFLDFFHDDNYPAEFPYKSKMILLFQKIEGVDVCLFGMHVQEFGSECRQPNQRSVYISYLDSVKYFRPDIATVGGEALRTFVYNEILIGYLDYCKKRGFTTCYLWSCPPLKGEDYILYCHPRTQKTPKTDKLRQWYRSMLAKAAKENIAVELTNLYDHFFIPTGKCNTKVTAARLPYFDGDYWTTAAEDLIRNIVRESGGNLQKATKLVTKRTLKAMGHINPSDDAAKDILLMQRLGQAIFPKKEDFIMAHLQSFCSFCQEAILSGRRWVCNQCKNFQLCERCHDMEQNPDEQNMHSVNSMEKHVLSQVNAYPQMTFISFISEWL, encoded by the exons ATGCAAACATACATGGCGGAAGCATTTGGGCAAAAACGAAATCATTCTATTCAGAATCTGGGTTCTTCCCAGCTGGGAGGAAATGGTTTACTTAATTATCCCATAAGAAACCAAGTAGACTCTCAGATTGACTGGCGAAAGGATCCCACAATCATTCCACTTCGTAAATTGTTGACATACAGAAT TTATCTTCTCTTTAGACCGATAAGGAGCATCGAATGGAAACAGTGTGCATCTAATCTTGCAACTAGCTTGGAAAACGAACTATTTTTGGGGGCTGCTTCTAAG GAGGAGTATGTGAACCAGGAGAAACAGAATCAACTGTTGCAGATCTTAATCCAATGTAAACTAAATGGTGTTAACCCCAGTCACCAACAAACTCATCATCTCACATCAACAACCTTGCCCTCTTGTGTGGTGATGCCAACCTATGGCATATCTCAGGATTGTTGTGATTCAGATGCACCTGATCCTCCTCTGGATCATGTCATGGCTGCCAGCACTGATTATGGCATAGTAATACCGGACAATAAAAGTCAATCTAGCTTCTTCAAAG GATCCCTGTTGAATGACTATAACAAAAGAGTTGCTGCTTCAGTCAATCCCCCTAATGCGAAGAACATGGTTTCATCATTTGGCATAAGACCGATTGCATGCAAGATGGATCCTAAACTTGAACAGTTTCCAGTTGTTTCTGCGCATTCTAATGGAGATGGATGTTCTGATGGTGGAGCTTTTGACAATGGACCTTGCTTTTCTGGGTGCACTTCACAGTATATTTCTCAGTCATCAATCAGAAGCCATTTGAAGAGGAAACATCTGGATCGGAGTACTCACTGTAATGAAG CAGGTGAATCCAATCAGCTGAAATTTAGAGGTCTCATGGGGGGTGATCAGAATTTTTATCCCATGGGTTTTCCTTCCACATTGGATCAAACTTCAGAGTCCTTGGATTCAAATTTACAGATCCTAAAACAGGTTCCAGGGAGGATTTCTAAAGCGTCTGTTAGTTTTCCTGGCATGATCTTCAATGGAGCCAGTTCAACTCTTGAGGATTCGCAAAAGTTACAAGAGCTGAAGATAGAGCCTCATCAATTTCATCAGCAGTTGCATCACTCTTATAGGAAGTTTGATAAACCTTCTGAGGCCCAACCCAGGGGTTACATGGCCAAAAGGGCCAAATCTTGCTGTCAAAAATTGGGTCAAAATGCACTCGAGCAGCCTCAGCCTTCTTTGGTGCAATCACATGGGACTCAATTTGGCATTTCTGAAACTAACGCACCTCCCTTTAGTTCAAATGGAGCTTCTAGGCatgaaaatttaagtaataCATTGCAGTTATCTTCTGAGCATCAGATTCTAGGTTCTTATATGGACTATCAGAGTTTGACTGTGCCTTCAGGGAAAAGCAAAGTTTCCTTTGTGAATTATGCGCATTCAACAGCATGTAAAGGTCACACATGTGATTCTCTCAGCTACTCCACACCATCATCGCATTTTGATAACGGTCAATTTTCAGATTGCTCTATCTCTGGGCCTGTCCGAAGGTCAGATGCTACTGATAAACATCAGTTGGGATTAAGGAAATTCAAGAAAGGTGTCTTATCCTTCGATGATAGAAATACTGGGGGGACCAACTCCAAAAATTTTTATGCCATACCACCTCCTTCAAAACGTCTGAAGGTGGTGAATCCCTCTTCCCACTTTTCATCTAAAGGTCAAGTTTGTCATGTATTAGCTCCTTCAATGGATCAACACTGTCCTCCTAAAGGCCTTCTAAACCCTCCACAATGTGCTGAATCTCCTGCATCAGTTAACTCAGAAGTTGTGACGGTGAACACAGAACTGGTTACCAGCCCCACAAAGGTCCACACAGGGATTAGTGAGATCAGGAATGATGTCGCAGCTAATCCTCTAAGAGTGACTTCCAAGCCTGCACAAACTAGTTCTCCAGATCTCTTGGTTAGTTCAAATGAGGAGATGGAACCTACAGGCATCAGTGAGATTAGAAGCGATGTTACAGATGATTTTCAGGGACTAAGTGTTGCCAATGTGCCTGTTCACTCTGAAGAGCCCACAATTGGTCATGAGGAGCAGGAGTTGCAGATTGAGATTAAGTCAGACCAAGTGAAGCCAAATATCCAGAGTGATTTTGGGACCCCAGCAACTGACCATGAGGAAGGAATAAAGTTTGATCCTTCCAAGCCCAAAATAGGGAGTGATTTTTCTCCAGATCTCATGGTTAGTCCAAATGAGGTGATGGAACCTACATGCATCAGTGAGACTAGAAGCGATGCCATGGATAATGATCAGGGATTAAGTTTTGACGATATGTCTGTTCTCTTTGAAGAACTCAGTACTGGTAATGAGGAGCAGACACTGCAGATTGAGATAATGTCAGACCTAGTGAAGACCCCAGCAACTGACCATGAGAAAGGAATAAAGTTTGATCCTTCCAAGCCCAAAATAGGGAGTGATTGTTCTCCAGATCTCATGGTTAGTCCAAATGAGGTGATGGAACCTACAGGCATCAGTGAGAATAGAAGCAATGTCATGGATAACAATCAGGGACTAAGTTTTGTTGATGTCTCTGTTCTCTTTGAAGAACTCAGTACTGGTAATGAGGAGCAGATGATGCAGATTGAGATAATGTCAGGCCTAGTGAAGACCCCATCAATTGATCATGATAAAGAAGTAAAGTTTGACCCTGCCAAGCCCGAGAAAGAGGGTGTTTGTTCCCCAGATCTCATGGTTAGTCCAAACAAGGTGATAGAACCTACCAGCATCGGTGAGGATAGAAGTGAGGTTGTGGGCAATTTTCAGGGACTATGTTTTTCTAGTGTGCCTGTTCACTCTGAAGAGCCCACTATTGGTGATGAGGAGCTGGAGATGCAGGTTGAGATCAAGTCAGACCAAGTGAAGCCAAATATCCATAGTGATTTTAGAACCCGAGAAACTGATCATGAGAAAGGAGTGAAGTTTGACTCTGCCAATCCAGAAATAGAGAGTGATTGTACTTTCCCAATGGCTGAAGATGAGACAAAAACAGAGAACGATTGTATTGCCCCGACAGCTGATGATGGGATCCCAATCAAGTCAGAAAACACAAAGAGAGAGAGTGTCTCTTTAGCTGATTTTTTCACTGCAGAGCAAATAAAGGAACATATATGGAGTCTCAGGGGATCCATTCAGCAG AATCTTTCGAAGAAAGTAGCAGGACAGAAAATAACAAATTCCACCAGTGAAAATTCATGCCAGCTGTGCATGGCGGATAACCTTTTGTTTGCTCCGGAACCAATGTATTGTTCCTTGTGTGGAACCCGTATCAAACATGGTGTGCTTTATTACTCTACCCAAGCTGAAAATGGAGCAACGCATTGTTGTTGTACTTCATGCTATAAGATGTCTCGTGGTGGGAATATCACATTCTGTGGGTTTACAATCTCCAAGGCAAAGCTGGACAAGAAAAAGAATGACAAAGAAACTGAAGAATCG TGGGTTCAATGTGATAAATGTGAAGGCTGGCAACACCAGATATGTGCTCTCTTTAATGATAAAAGGGATATGATAGAAAATGCCAAGTACATTTGTCCCATATGCTACTTAAAAGAAATAGAAGCCAACCAGTGTATGTCCTTACCAAAGGATGCTTTTTCTGGTGCAAAAGATCTGCCAAGTACAATGCTTAGCAACCACATAGAGCAAAGGCTTTTTAGTCGTCTTGAgcaagagagaaaagagagagccAGTGCTGCAGGAAAGAACTTTGGCGAG GTTCCTGGAGTGGAAGATCTTGTTGTGAGAGAGGTGTCGTCCGTCGACAAACAATTAAAAGTGAATAAGGAGTTCTTGGATTTCTTTCATGATGATAATTACCCAGCCGAATTCCCCTACAAATCAAAG ATGATTCTTCTCTTCCAGAAGATTGAAGGGGTAGATGTATGCCTTTTCGGAATGCATGTCCAGGAGTTTGGCTCAGAATGTCGACAACCAAATCAACGCAGTGTTTATATCTCATATCTCGATTCTGTCAAGTACTTCAGGCCTGACATTGCTACTGTTGGTGGAGAAGCCCTTCGTACCTTTGTCTATAATGAAATATTG ATAGGGTACcttgattattgtaagaaacgaGGTTTCACAACATGCTATTTATGGTCTTGCCCCCCTTTGAAAGGAGaagattatattttatattgcCATCCCAGAACTcagaaaacaccaaaaactgatAAGCTGCGGCAATG GTATAGGTCAATGCTAGCAAAAGCAGCCAAAGAAAATATTGCGGTGGAGCTCACTAATTTATATGATCACTTCTTTATTCCAACTGGAAAATGCAACACCAAGGTGACAGCAGCTCGTTTGCCTTATTTTGATGGTGACTATTGGACAACTGCTGCTGAGGATTTGATCAGGAATATTGTACGTGAAAGTGGAGGAAATTTACAAAAGGCAACAAAACTAGTGACAAAGAGAACTTTAAAAGCAATGGGTCATATTAATCCCTCAGATGATGCTGCAAAAGATATTCTACTGATGCAAAGA ttGGGTCAAGCTATCTTTCCCAAGAAGGAAGACTTTATTATGGCCCACTTGCAGTCTTTTTGCTCATTCTGCCAAGAAGCAATACTATCTGGAAGGCGATGGGTTTGTAATCAGTGCAAAAATTTTCAGCTATGTGAAAG ATGCCATGATATGGAGCAAAACCCAGATGAACAGAACATGCACTCTGTCAATAGCATGGAAAAACATGTACTCTCGCAGGTGAATGCTTATCCCCAAATGACATTCATCTCTTTCATTTCTGAGTG GTTGTGA
- the LOC104881571 gene encoding uncharacterized protein LOC104881571 isoform X1: MQTYMAEAFGQKRNHSIQNLGSSQLGGNGLLNYPIRNQVDSQIDWRKDPTIIPLRKLLTYRIYLLFRPIRSIEWKQCASNLATSLENELFLGAASKEEYVNQEKQNQLLQILIQCKLNGVNPSHQQTHHLTSTTLPSCVVMPTYGISQDCCDSDAPDPPLDHVMAASTDYGIVIPDNKSQSSFFKGSLLNDYNKRVAASVNPPNAKNMVSSFGIRPIACKMDPKLEQFPVVSAHSNGDGCSDGGAFDNGPCFSGCTSQYISQSSIRSHLKRKHLDRSTHCNEAGESNQLKFRGLMGGDQNFYPMGFPSTLDQTSESLDSNLQILKQVPGRISKASVSFPGMIFNGASSTLEDSQKLQELKIEPHQFHQQLHHSYRKFDKPSEAQPRGYMAKRAKSCCQKLGQNALEQPQPSLVQSHGTQFGISETNAPPFSSNGASRHENLSNTLQLSSEHQILGSYMDYQSLTVPSGKSKVSFVNYAHSTACKGHTCDSLSYSTPSSHFDNGQFSDCSISGPVRRSDATDKHQLGLRKFKKGVLSFDDRNTGGTNSKNFYAIPPPSKRLKVVNPSSHFSSKGQVCHVLAPSMDQHCPPKGLLNPPQCAESPASVNSEVVTVNTELVTSPTKVHTGISEIRNDVAANPLRVTSKPAQTSSPDLLVSSNEEMEPTGISEIRSDVTDDFQGLSVANVPVHSEEPTIGHEEQELQIEIKSDQVKPNIQSDFGTPATDHEEGIKFDPSKPKIGSDFSPDLMVSPNEVMEPTCISETRSDAMDNDQGLSFDDMSVLFEELSTGNEEQTLQIEIMSDLVKTPATDHEKGIKFDPSKPKIGSDCSPDLMVSPNEVMEPTGISENRSNVMDNNQGLSFVDVSVLFEELSTGNEEQMMQIEIMSGLVKTPSIDHDKEVKFDPAKPEKEGVCSPDLMVSPNKVIEPTSIGEDRSEVVGNFQGLCFSSVPVHSEEPTIGDEELEMQVEIKSDQVKPNIHSDFRTRETDHEKGVKFDSANPEIESDCTFPMAEDETKTENDCIAPTADDGIPIKSENTKRESVSLADFFTAEQIKEHIWSLRGSIQQNLSKKVAGQKITNSTSENSCQLCMADNLLFAPEPMYCSLCGTRIKHGVLYYSTQAENGATHCCCTSCYKMSRGGNITFCGFTISKAKLDKKKNDKETEESWVQCDKCEGWQHQICALFNDKRDMIENAKYICPICYLKEIEANQCMSLPKDAFSGAKDLPSTMLSNHIEQRLFSRLEQERKERASAAGKNFGEVPGVEDLVVREVSSVDKQLKVNKEFLDFFHDDNYPAEFPYKSKMILLFQKIEGVDVCLFGMHVQEFGSECRQPNQRSVYISYLDSVKYFRPDIATVGGEALRTFVYNEILIGYLDYCKKRGFTTCYLWSCPPLKGEDYILYCHPRTQKTPKTDKLRQWYRSMLAKAAKENIAVELTNLYDHFFIPTGKCNTKVTAARLPYFDGDYWTTAAEDLIRNIVRESGGNLQKATKLVTKRTLKAMGHINPSDDAAKDILLMQRLGQAIFPKKEDFIMAHLQSFCSFCQEAILSGRRWVCNQCKNFQLCERCHDMEQNPDEQNMHSVNSMEKHVLSQVVNNVPVDTEDKDATLNNGFFENRQSILSFLQTNHYQFDTLRRAKHSSMMMLHYLHNYSGC, encoded by the exons ATGCAAACATACATGGCGGAAGCATTTGGGCAAAAACGAAATCATTCTATTCAGAATCTGGGTTCTTCCCAGCTGGGAGGAAATGGTTTACTTAATTATCCCATAAGAAACCAAGTAGACTCTCAGATTGACTGGCGAAAGGATCCCACAATCATTCCACTTCGTAAATTGTTGACATACAGAAT TTATCTTCTCTTTAGACCGATAAGGAGCATCGAATGGAAACAGTGTGCATCTAATCTTGCAACTAGCTTGGAAAACGAACTATTTTTGGGGGCTGCTTCTAAG GAGGAGTATGTGAACCAGGAGAAACAGAATCAACTGTTGCAGATCTTAATCCAATGTAAACTAAATGGTGTTAACCCCAGTCACCAACAAACTCATCATCTCACATCAACAACCTTGCCCTCTTGTGTGGTGATGCCAACCTATGGCATATCTCAGGATTGTTGTGATTCAGATGCACCTGATCCTCCTCTGGATCATGTCATGGCTGCCAGCACTGATTATGGCATAGTAATACCGGACAATAAAAGTCAATCTAGCTTCTTCAAAG GATCCCTGTTGAATGACTATAACAAAAGAGTTGCTGCTTCAGTCAATCCCCCTAATGCGAAGAACATGGTTTCATCATTTGGCATAAGACCGATTGCATGCAAGATGGATCCTAAACTTGAACAGTTTCCAGTTGTTTCTGCGCATTCTAATGGAGATGGATGTTCTGATGGTGGAGCTTTTGACAATGGACCTTGCTTTTCTGGGTGCACTTCACAGTATATTTCTCAGTCATCAATCAGAAGCCATTTGAAGAGGAAACATCTGGATCGGAGTACTCACTGTAATGAAG CAGGTGAATCCAATCAGCTGAAATTTAGAGGTCTCATGGGGGGTGATCAGAATTTTTATCCCATGGGTTTTCCTTCCACATTGGATCAAACTTCAGAGTCCTTGGATTCAAATTTACAGATCCTAAAACAGGTTCCAGGGAGGATTTCTAAAGCGTCTGTTAGTTTTCCTGGCATGATCTTCAATGGAGCCAGTTCAACTCTTGAGGATTCGCAAAAGTTACAAGAGCTGAAGATAGAGCCTCATCAATTTCATCAGCAGTTGCATCACTCTTATAGGAAGTTTGATAAACCTTCTGAGGCCCAACCCAGGGGTTACATGGCCAAAAGGGCCAAATCTTGCTGTCAAAAATTGGGTCAAAATGCACTCGAGCAGCCTCAGCCTTCTTTGGTGCAATCACATGGGACTCAATTTGGCATTTCTGAAACTAACGCACCTCCCTTTAGTTCAAATGGAGCTTCTAGGCatgaaaatttaagtaataCATTGCAGTTATCTTCTGAGCATCAGATTCTAGGTTCTTATATGGACTATCAGAGTTTGACTGTGCCTTCAGGGAAAAGCAAAGTTTCCTTTGTGAATTATGCGCATTCAACAGCATGTAAAGGTCACACATGTGATTCTCTCAGCTACTCCACACCATCATCGCATTTTGATAACGGTCAATTTTCAGATTGCTCTATCTCTGGGCCTGTCCGAAGGTCAGATGCTACTGATAAACATCAGTTGGGATTAAGGAAATTCAAGAAAGGTGTCTTATCCTTCGATGATAGAAATACTGGGGGGACCAACTCCAAAAATTTTTATGCCATACCACCTCCTTCAAAACGTCTGAAGGTGGTGAATCCCTCTTCCCACTTTTCATCTAAAGGTCAAGTTTGTCATGTATTAGCTCCTTCAATGGATCAACACTGTCCTCCTAAAGGCCTTCTAAACCCTCCACAATGTGCTGAATCTCCTGCATCAGTTAACTCAGAAGTTGTGACGGTGAACACAGAACTGGTTACCAGCCCCACAAAGGTCCACACAGGGATTAGTGAGATCAGGAATGATGTCGCAGCTAATCCTCTAAGAGTGACTTCCAAGCCTGCACAAACTAGTTCTCCAGATCTCTTGGTTAGTTCAAATGAGGAGATGGAACCTACAGGCATCAGTGAGATTAGAAGCGATGTTACAGATGATTTTCAGGGACTAAGTGTTGCCAATGTGCCTGTTCACTCTGAAGAGCCCACAATTGGTCATGAGGAGCAGGAGTTGCAGATTGAGATTAAGTCAGACCAAGTGAAGCCAAATATCCAGAGTGATTTTGGGACCCCAGCAACTGACCATGAGGAAGGAATAAAGTTTGATCCTTCCAAGCCCAAAATAGGGAGTGATTTTTCTCCAGATCTCATGGTTAGTCCAAATGAGGTGATGGAACCTACATGCATCAGTGAGACTAGAAGCGATGCCATGGATAATGATCAGGGATTAAGTTTTGACGATATGTCTGTTCTCTTTGAAGAACTCAGTACTGGTAATGAGGAGCAGACACTGCAGATTGAGATAATGTCAGACCTAGTGAAGACCCCAGCAACTGACCATGAGAAAGGAATAAAGTTTGATCCTTCCAAGCCCAAAATAGGGAGTGATTGTTCTCCAGATCTCATGGTTAGTCCAAATGAGGTGATGGAACCTACAGGCATCAGTGAGAATAGAAGCAATGTCATGGATAACAATCAGGGACTAAGTTTTGTTGATGTCTCTGTTCTCTTTGAAGAACTCAGTACTGGTAATGAGGAGCAGATGATGCAGATTGAGATAATGTCAGGCCTAGTGAAGACCCCATCAATTGATCATGATAAAGAAGTAAAGTTTGACCCTGCCAAGCCCGAGAAAGAGGGTGTTTGTTCCCCAGATCTCATGGTTAGTCCAAACAAGGTGATAGAACCTACCAGCATCGGTGAGGATAGAAGTGAGGTTGTGGGCAATTTTCAGGGACTATGTTTTTCTAGTGTGCCTGTTCACTCTGAAGAGCCCACTATTGGTGATGAGGAGCTGGAGATGCAGGTTGAGATCAAGTCAGACCAAGTGAAGCCAAATATCCATAGTGATTTTAGAACCCGAGAAACTGATCATGAGAAAGGAGTGAAGTTTGACTCTGCCAATCCAGAAATAGAGAGTGATTGTACTTTCCCAATGGCTGAAGATGAGACAAAAACAGAGAACGATTGTATTGCCCCGACAGCTGATGATGGGATCCCAATCAAGTCAGAAAACACAAAGAGAGAGAGTGTCTCTTTAGCTGATTTTTTCACTGCAGAGCAAATAAAGGAACATATATGGAGTCTCAGGGGATCCATTCAGCAG AATCTTTCGAAGAAAGTAGCAGGACAGAAAATAACAAATTCCACCAGTGAAAATTCATGCCAGCTGTGCATGGCGGATAACCTTTTGTTTGCTCCGGAACCAATGTATTGTTCCTTGTGTGGAACCCGTATCAAACATGGTGTGCTTTATTACTCTACCCAAGCTGAAAATGGAGCAACGCATTGTTGTTGTACTTCATGCTATAAGATGTCTCGTGGTGGGAATATCACATTCTGTGGGTTTACAATCTCCAAGGCAAAGCTGGACAAGAAAAAGAATGACAAAGAAACTGAAGAATCG TGGGTTCAATGTGATAAATGTGAAGGCTGGCAACACCAGATATGTGCTCTCTTTAATGATAAAAGGGATATGATAGAAAATGCCAAGTACATTTGTCCCATATGCTACTTAAAAGAAATAGAAGCCAACCAGTGTATGTCCTTACCAAAGGATGCTTTTTCTGGTGCAAAAGATCTGCCAAGTACAATGCTTAGCAACCACATAGAGCAAAGGCTTTTTAGTCGTCTTGAgcaagagagaaaagagagagccAGTGCTGCAGGAAAGAACTTTGGCGAG GTTCCTGGAGTGGAAGATCTTGTTGTGAGAGAGGTGTCGTCCGTCGACAAACAATTAAAAGTGAATAAGGAGTTCTTGGATTTCTTTCATGATGATAATTACCCAGCCGAATTCCCCTACAAATCAAAG ATGATTCTTCTCTTCCAGAAGATTGAAGGGGTAGATGTATGCCTTTTCGGAATGCATGTCCAGGAGTTTGGCTCAGAATGTCGACAACCAAATCAACGCAGTGTTTATATCTCATATCTCGATTCTGTCAAGTACTTCAGGCCTGACATTGCTACTGTTGGTGGAGAAGCCCTTCGTACCTTTGTCTATAATGAAATATTG ATAGGGTACcttgattattgtaagaaacgaGGTTTCACAACATGCTATTTATGGTCTTGCCCCCCTTTGAAAGGAGaagattatattttatattgcCATCCCAGAACTcagaaaacaccaaaaactgatAAGCTGCGGCAATG GTATAGGTCAATGCTAGCAAAAGCAGCCAAAGAAAATATTGCGGTGGAGCTCACTAATTTATATGATCACTTCTTTATTCCAACTGGAAAATGCAACACCAAGGTGACAGCAGCTCGTTTGCCTTATTTTGATGGTGACTATTGGACAACTGCTGCTGAGGATTTGATCAGGAATATTGTACGTGAAAGTGGAGGAAATTTACAAAAGGCAACAAAACTAGTGACAAAGAGAACTTTAAAAGCAATGGGTCATATTAATCCCTCAGATGATGCTGCAAAAGATATTCTACTGATGCAAAGA ttGGGTCAAGCTATCTTTCCCAAGAAGGAAGACTTTATTATGGCCCACTTGCAGTCTTTTTGCTCATTCTGCCAAGAAGCAATACTATCTGGAAGGCGATGGGTTTGTAATCAGTGCAAAAATTTTCAGCTATGTGAAAG ATGCCATGATATGGAGCAAAACCCAGATGAACAGAACATGCACTCTGTCAATAGCATGGAAAAACATGTACTCTCGCAG GTTGTGAACAATGTACCTGTTGATACAGAGGATAAGGATGCTACTTTAAATAATGGTTTCTTTGAGAATAGGCAATCTATCTTGAGCTTTTTACAGACAAACCATTATCAGTTTGATACACTGCGCCGGGCCAAGCATTCCTCAATGATGATGCTTCATTATCTCCACAATTACTCAG GATGTTGA